Proteins from a genomic interval of Sphingobacterium sp. SYP-B4668:
- a CDS encoding MaoC family dehydratase, translating into MVVINNFEEFHSHLGKELGVSEWHKIDQKQINAFADATLDHQWIHVDTERAEREGPFKSTIAHGYLTLSLIPYLWKQIADVRNLKMEINYGIESLKFGQAVLVDNEVQLQAKLKSIVNLRGTTKVIIEATLVIKDQPKPAYVGDVVFLYHFI; encoded by the coding sequence ATGGTAGTAATAAACAATTTTGAAGAGTTTCATTCGCATTTGGGCAAAGAATTAGGTGTATCGGAATGGCATAAAATCGATCAAAAGCAAATCAATGCATTTGCGGACGCGACATTGGACCATCAATGGATACATGTCGATACAGAAAGGGCTGAACGTGAGGGTCCATTTAAATCGACGATTGCCCATGGTTATTTGACCCTATCGCTGATTCCATATTTATGGAAACAGATTGCGGATGTCCGGAACCTTAAGATGGAAATAAACTACGGGATTGAAAGTTTGAAATTTGGACAGGCAGTGTTGGTCGATAATGAAGTCCAACTGCAGGCCAAACTTAAATCTATCGTCAATCTGAGAGGTACTACCAAGGTCATAATAGAGGCAACCCTTGTCATCAAGGACCAGCCAAAACCTGCTTATGTGGGTGATGTAGTCTTTCTATATCATTTTATATAA
- a CDS encoding DUF1304 domain-containing protein, producing the protein MEMLAKIVVGLVAVEHLYILWFEMFAWETKGRKIFKGALPSELFTPTKGLAANQGLYNGFLASGLIWSLFIQDPIWQANVALFFLICVAVAGSYGAWTASKKIFFVQALPAIIGIVLIWLCR; encoded by the coding sequence ATGGAAATGTTAGCTAAAATTGTCGTCGGTCTAGTAGCGGTGGAGCATCTGTATATCCTTTGGTTTGAGATGTTTGCCTGGGAAACCAAAGGAAGGAAGATATTTAAGGGAGCATTGCCTTCTGAATTATTTACGCCTACGAAAGGACTTGCCGCCAACCAAGGGCTGTATAACGGTTTTCTGGCTTCGGGTCTGATTTGGTCGTTGTTTATTCAGGACCCTATTTGGCAGGCCAATGTAGCACTATTTTTTTTGATATGTGTAGCTGTAGCGGGAAGCTATGGAGCTTGGACAGCTAGTAAGAAAATATTTTTTGTGCAAGCATTGCCTGCTATAATCGGTATTGTGCTAATATGGCTATGTCGGTAG
- the metA gene encoding homoserine O-acetyltransferase MetA: protein MPVKIPNNLPAIELLKKENIFVMNDLRASTQDIRPMRVLILNLMPLKISTETDFVRLLSNNPLQVEVEFLRLDSHTSKNTPEEHLEMFYKGFGEIRENFYDGMIITGAPVEMMKFEEVTYWNEVTMIFDWARKHVTSSLYICWASQAALYHFYGVEKVPLDGKLFGVFKHTATEKTNPLFRGFDDEFFIPHSRHTTILKEDLERKEEISILSESAEAGVAIASSRGGREFYLTGHSEYAALTLNDEYKRDREKGLSIEVPHNYYTDNNPDNPPVVRWTGHANLLFNNWLNYFVYQETPYDVKEVEQLGEIKTS, encoded by the coding sequence ATGCCAGTCAAAATACCCAATAATTTGCCAGCGATAGAACTGTTGAAGAAAGAGAATATATTTGTGATGAACGACCTTCGGGCCAGTACACAGGATATTCGACCCATGCGTGTGCTTATCCTCAACCTGATGCCTCTTAAGATTTCTACTGAGACTGATTTTGTAAGGTTGCTGTCTAACAACCCCTTGCAGGTGGAAGTTGAGTTTTTGCGATTGGACTCCCATACATCTAAAAACACCCCCGAGGAGCATTTGGAAATGTTCTACAAAGGCTTCGGCGAGATAAGGGAAAATTTTTATGATGGGATGATCATCACAGGGGCCCCAGTGGAGATGATGAAGTTTGAAGAAGTGACGTATTGGAATGAAGTGACGATGATCTTTGATTGGGCGAGAAAGCATGTGACCTCCTCTCTCTATATCTGCTGGGCCTCGCAAGCGGCGCTGTACCATTTTTATGGAGTAGAGAAAGTCCCATTGGATGGCAAGCTATTTGGTGTCTTTAAACATACGGCTACAGAAAAGACAAATCCATTATTTAGAGGCTTTGATGATGAGTTTTTTATCCCGCACAGTAGACATACTACTATTTTGAAGGAGGATCTGGAGCGTAAAGAGGAGATATCCATATTGTCAGAATCTGCGGAGGCGGGAGTTGCTATAGCCTCTTCAAGAGGTGGTCGTGAGTTTTATTTGACCGGCCACTCTGAATATGCAGCTCTAACCCTTAATGATGAGTATAAAAGAGATCGAGAAAAAGGGCTGTCAATAGAGGTACCCCACAATTATTATACAGATAATAACCCGGATAATCCGCCTGTGGTGCGTTGGACAGGGCATGCCAACTTGTTATTCAATAACTGGTTGAATTATTTTGTATATCAAGAGACACCATATGATGTGAAAGAAGTGGAGCAGCTGGGAGAAATCAAGACGAGCTAG
- a CDS encoding class I SAM-dependent methyltransferase, giving the protein MASNEELKALASQLKDPKGAKGIEIAEMMDATNIKMTLHAIDYLQIQANQHILELGHGNCGHLHNLLARQQGLRYSGLETSELMYTEAQRKNKAYTDAKQAAFFLYDGLHIPFPEHTFDRIFTVNTIYFWSEPHQLLSELARILQPEGVLNITFAQERFMQQLPFTTFGFNLYDENKAADLINGTTFYIQQSNTQTETIESKTGELVNREFTTLTLKKRGH; this is encoded by the coding sequence ATGGCCAGTAATGAAGAATTAAAAGCATTGGCATCACAACTCAAAGACCCCAAAGGAGCCAAAGGTATCGAGATTGCGGAAATGATGGATGCCACCAATATCAAAATGACCCTACACGCCATCGATTACCTTCAGATACAAGCCAATCAGCACATCCTCGAATTGGGACATGGCAATTGTGGTCACTTGCACAATCTCCTTGCTCGACAACAAGGTCTCCGCTATTCTGGTCTTGAGACTTCCGAACTCATGTATACCGAAGCCCAGCGAAAGAATAAAGCCTATACAGACGCAAAACAAGCTGCCTTTTTCCTATATGACGGACTCCACATTCCTTTTCCCGAGCACACATTCGACCGCATATTTACCGTCAACACCATCTATTTCTGGTCCGAACCACATCAACTTCTATCCGAATTGGCCCGTATCCTCCAACCGGAAGGCGTTTTGAATATTACCTTTGCGCAGGAAAGATTTATGCAACAACTGCCCTTTACTACATTTGGCTTTAATCTTTACGATGAAAACAAAGCTGCCGATCTCATCAACGGAACCACATTCTATATCCAACAATCCAATACCCAGACAGAAACCATAGAAAGCAAGACAGGTGAGCTTGTCAATCGGGAATTTACGACCCTGACATTGAAAAAAAGAGGTCATTAG
- a CDS encoding error-prone DNA polymerase, whose product MTYSELQVTTNFSFLRGGSHPEEMVEQAAALGYTALAIADRNTLAGIVRAHVAAKTSGIRLIPACRLELLDGPSLLAYPTDIAAYARLSGLLTKGNMRAEKGQCHLYKTDVYAHAEGLKLVVLPPDGLNADYDFDELFKAAVKEYRQKLGKELYIGAMRSYQGDDGKRLFRIEQLATALDMGMVAVNDVYYHDRDRRELQDILTCIREKCTIQEAGFRLFQNAERYMKPIAEMHRLFRGYPTAILHAEEIAEACRFNLDSLAYVYPEEITTGGRTPQEELSRLTWAGAEERFDGHIPNHIRKTIEMELEFMERKNYASYFLTVYDYVRFAKEQNILCQGRGSAANSVVCYCLGITAVDPTKVKLLFARFMSDARDEPPDIDVDFEHERREEVMQYIYNKYGRNRAGVVATVTQVHWKGAIRDVGKAMGLSVDTVDKLSKSKFELTPEWLEGKSGMSEGFDPNDKHLIKVLQLTEEYRGFPRQLGQHTGGFVITQGQLSDLCPILHARMADRTNIEWNKDDIEALGFLKVDVLALGMLTCIRKAFDLIKEYHGREMTLANVPQDEPEVYEMISHADTIGVFQVESRAQMSMLPRLRPEKFYDLVIEVAIVRPGPIQGDMVHPYLRRRNGEEPIEYPSEELREILERTCGVPLFQEQAMEIAIVAAGFTPAEADGLRRSMATFKSKGLVSQYKQKLVGGMVQNGYTEEFAQRIFKQLEGFGSYGFPESHAASFALLVYVSSWIKYHYPDVFATALLNSMPMGFYQPAQLIIDAQKHGVKVLPVDVNRSEWNNTLVGSIGPQGGYCKIRLGFRQVKGLKEEEMQVLVAGRGKGYTSMAMLLDVGISMAALERLADADAFRSMGMDRRQALWEISALADRPIGLFEGEVSESALEPSVALPKMTAAEHVLHDYSATSLSLKAHPVLFVRRKLFAARILAIRELNLWPDGTLVRVAGLVLVRQRPGTATGICFITIEDETGTANLVVFKKLFDKSRRDIVRAKLLMVEGKIQREGEVTHVIAAACHDMSGLLQGLTAIGEERSTEQEPPKAIEKEEVIGAAKPKRNKRTVGIQGEIFPAARDFK is encoded by the coding sequence ATGACATATTCAGAATTACAGGTGACGACGAATTTCAGTTTTCTACGGGGGGGATCCCATCCGGAAGAAATGGTCGAACAGGCTGCAGCATTGGGCTATACCGCCTTGGCTATTGCCGATCGGAATACATTGGCGGGTATCGTACGGGCACATGTAGCGGCAAAGACGAGTGGGATAAGGTTGATACCGGCTTGTCGATTGGAATTGTTGGATGGGCCGAGTTTGTTGGCCTATCCTACCGATATAGCGGCTTATGCTCGCTTATCTGGACTGTTGACGAAAGGTAATATGCGCGCGGAGAAGGGGCAGTGTCACTTGTATAAAACGGATGTGTATGCACATGCGGAGGGATTGAAGCTGGTCGTACTGCCTCCTGATGGGTTAAATGCTGATTATGACTTTGATGAGCTTTTTAAAGCGGCGGTCAAGGAATATAGACAGAAGCTTGGAAAGGAACTTTATATCGGGGCTATGCGTTCTTATCAAGGGGATGACGGTAAGCGTTTATTTAGAATAGAACAGTTGGCTACTGCACTTGATATGGGGATGGTGGCCGTGAATGATGTATATTATCATGATCGGGATAGGCGTGAGCTACAGGATATCCTGACTTGCATACGGGAGAAATGTACCATCCAAGAGGCGGGTTTTCGTCTTTTTCAAAATGCAGAACGATATATGAAGCCCATTGCTGAAATGCATCGGTTGTTTAGGGGCTATCCGACGGCTATTTTGCATGCAGAAGAGATTGCTGAAGCATGTCGATTTAACTTGGACAGTCTGGCGTATGTATATCCGGAAGAGATTACGACTGGCGGACGTACGCCACAGGAGGAGCTGAGCAGATTGACTTGGGCCGGTGCTGAGGAGCGCTTCGATGGTCATATTCCCAATCATATCCGGAAGACGATTGAAATGGAATTGGAATTTATGGAACGCAAGAACTATGCATCCTATTTTCTAACGGTATATGATTATGTACGCTTTGCCAAGGAACAAAATATCCTTTGCCAAGGTCGGGGGTCTGCGGCGAATTCGGTGGTCTGCTATTGTTTGGGGATCACGGCTGTAGACCCGACGAAAGTAAAGCTGCTATTTGCCCGATTTATGTCGGATGCTAGGGATGAGCCACCGGATATTGATGTGGACTTTGAACATGAAAGAAGGGAGGAGGTGATGCAATATATTTATAATAAGTACGGACGGAATCGAGCAGGTGTGGTGGCTACGGTGACACAGGTACATTGGAAGGGCGCAATCCGGGATGTGGGTAAAGCCATGGGACTGTCGGTAGATACAGTAGACAAGCTGTCGAAGTCTAAGTTTGAGCTGACGCCTGAGTGGTTGGAAGGCAAGTCGGGAATGAGTGAGGGATTTGATCCGAACGATAAGCATCTGATCAAGGTGTTGCAGCTGACGGAAGAATATAGGGGATTTCCGAGACAATTGGGGCAGCATACGGGAGGCTTCGTGATTACTCAGGGCCAACTTTCGGATTTATGCCCAATCCTCCATGCCCGTATGGCCGATCGGACCAATATTGAATGGAATAAGGATGATATCGAAGCTTTAGGATTTTTGAAAGTGGATGTATTGGCCTTAGGGATGCTAACGTGTATTCGTAAAGCTTTCGATCTGATCAAGGAGTACCATGGGCGCGAGATGACGTTAGCGAATGTCCCACAAGATGAACCAGAGGTCTATGAGATGATCAGCCATGCGGATACGATTGGGGTTTTTCAGGTGGAGAGCCGTGCACAAATGTCCATGCTCCCACGGTTGAGGCCCGAGAAATTTTATGATTTGGTAATCGAAGTGGCAATCGTACGACCCGGTCCGATTCAAGGGGATATGGTGCACCCCTATCTAAGAAGGCGTAATGGAGAGGAGCCAATAGAATATCCCTCTGAAGAATTGAGAGAGATCTTGGAACGAACTTGTGGTGTACCCTTATTTCAAGAGCAGGCGATGGAGATTGCGATCGTAGCTGCAGGGTTTACCCCGGCGGAGGCGGATGGACTACGACGGAGTATGGCGACCTTCAAATCGAAGGGCTTGGTCAGCCAGTATAAACAGAAGTTGGTGGGGGGGATGGTGCAAAATGGCTATACGGAAGAATTTGCGCAAAGGATATTTAAGCAATTGGAGGGGTTTGGAAGCTATGGCTTTCCGGAAAGCCATGCGGCAAGCTTTGCGCTATTGGTATATGTATCTTCATGGATCAAATATCATTATCCGGATGTATTTGCCACGGCTTTGCTCAATAGTATGCCGATGGGATTCTATCAACCGGCACAATTGATCATCGATGCCCAAAAACATGGGGTGAAAGTCCTTCCTGTAGATGTAAACCGATCGGAATGGAACAATACATTAGTCGGATCGATCGGACCTCAGGGTGGGTATTGTAAAATCCGTCTAGGCTTTAGGCAGGTCAAAGGATTGAAGGAGGAGGAGATGCAGGTCCTGGTCGCTGGAAGAGGGAAGGGGTATACGAGTATGGCTATGCTATTGGATGTAGGCATCTCTATGGCTGCTTTGGAACGACTGGCAGATGCGGATGCTTTTCGGTCGATGGGTATGGATAGGAGGCAGGCTTTGTGGGAAATCTCGGCATTGGCCGATCGACCAATAGGTCTCTTTGAAGGGGAGGTATCCGAAAGTGCCCTCGAACCATCGGTCGCTCTCCCAAAGATGACGGCCGCTGAACATGTATTGCATGACTATAGTGCGACTTCTCTTTCCTTAAAGGCGCATCCAGTACTCTTTGTGCGCCGAAAGCTATTCGCTGCCCGCATCTTGGCGATACGCGAATTGAACCTGTGGCCGGACGGTACACTAGTAAGGGTGGCGGGGTTGGTACTGGTAAGGCAACGTCCGGGGACGGCTACGGGCATATGCTTCATAACGATAGAGGATGAGACGGGGACTGCCAACTTGGTGGTTTTCAAAAAACTATTTGATAAGTCCAGAAGGGATATTGTGCGGGCTAAATTATTGATGGTGGAGGGAAAGATCCAGCGGGAAGGGGAAGTGACGCATGTCATTGCAGCGGCTTGTCATGATATGTCTGGACTGTTGCAGGGGTTGACGGCTATAGGGGAAGAAAGGTCGACGGAACAAGAGCCCCCAAAAGCTATTGAAAAAGAGGAGGTGATAGGGGCGGCAAAGCCGAAAAGAAATAAAAGGACTGTAGGTATACAGGGCGAAATCTTTCCTGCTGCGCGTGATTTTAAATAG